In the Micromonospora narathiwatensis genome, one interval contains:
- a CDS encoding adenylate/guanylate cyclase domain-containing protein produces the protein MTCPVCGTVAVPGARFCHNCGAALPAAATLPAAERRVVTVLFGDLSDFTSWSEDLDPERVGAVTDRVLAALAGAVKTFGGHVDKLTGDGIMAVFGAPVAHEDDAERAVRAALSMQRAVRRVLDDERGGGAPLGLRVGLNTGDVIAGIQAAIEYTVIGDTVNTAARLADAAAVGAVYAGARTAAATRHVASWRALRPLRLKGKREPVEAYELLGLLDAPGTRSGLGDEAPFVGRETEIGRVAGRLAEVIDRSEPRVLLMTAEAGIGKSRFAAEVERLAAGYDVGAGRYAAHTGARVLSVRCAAFGERRRLAPLADLVRAAVGLPNDAATAVTRPAVEERLRRLGQRLGRFAGDQPPVAVDQLLALLGYAELPAAAESGEWNAAAAHPDAEAVPNAVADLLSALAVEAPLMIVVDDLHDATAETINALGLALSRLTGPVLVLLLGRPELVRTAGALTRVADAEVHALPPLRGADAARLLTTYLGGGKLAQADADRLLATAQGNPFYLAELVTLLMERGALTPGPDRNPPVGWRLAPGSLGSRLLSRDLAAVLAARIDALPPDARSVLRDAAVVGDTVPAGALEALREQRVGRDGRPAAVAAVELDRAVEELLQRRMLHRTRTGYAFATPLMREAAYAGVSKAELAERHAALARWAAPESADAAAPPAGGFTEAARDGFVAEHVERAGALADAVKLRPDAPARAVAPLGVAALGRAARRALRSGEPALAVEYAERAAELARDGVPLADQVVHARALLQVGRPHDALAFAEKIAANTGDAATRAGALLLAGQAHQTLGDQARTERCWQEALQVATAAGLPAMRASAMRRLGMADFIAGRLGQASSRLAASYQVSLSARDPRGQAWSLQNLAWVTTTRGDFAGTDAVLGRAARLFAELKDPYGRAWLRGTTAFARLLAGRLREACRMARVFLPFGERVGEAWAVGTLRAVEAYATAELGELAEADRGARRAYREFAEVGDDWGQGFALVVRGVVARGLGAPEHAADLLTDALGYANRTSHPLLTGMAGTLRGFVALEMGDRETAERYARSVLTTVEPHNPQAPAQVGPRVLLAMARLAAGDSATAVGLLAPVATAAAATPSLLFSRRQTMARYASALLAHGQREQALDWAQRAVAAPAEDVRSQVIGACVLAEALAACGRPVEALASADEAVRLAYATEQRSERAAADTLRARLVLT, from the coding sequence GTGACCTGCCCGGTGTGCGGGACCGTCGCCGTACCCGGCGCGCGGTTCTGCCACAACTGCGGTGCCGCGCTGCCGGCCGCCGCGACGCTGCCCGCCGCGGAGCGGCGGGTGGTCACGGTGCTCTTCGGCGATCTGTCCGACTTCACCTCCTGGTCGGAGGACCTCGACCCGGAACGGGTCGGCGCGGTCACCGACCGGGTGCTCGCCGCCCTGGCCGGCGCGGTCAAGACCTTCGGCGGGCACGTCGACAAGCTCACCGGCGACGGGATCATGGCGGTGTTCGGGGCGCCCGTCGCGCACGAGGACGACGCCGAGCGGGCGGTGCGGGCCGCGCTCTCCATGCAGCGGGCCGTCCGCCGGGTGCTCGACGACGAGCGCGGCGGTGGCGCGCCGCTCGGCCTGCGGGTCGGGCTGAACACCGGAGACGTGATCGCCGGCATCCAGGCGGCGATCGAGTACACGGTCATCGGCGACACGGTGAACACGGCCGCCCGGCTGGCCGACGCCGCCGCCGTCGGCGCGGTCTACGCGGGCGCGCGGACCGCCGCCGCCACCCGGCACGTCGCCTCCTGGCGGGCGCTGCGCCCGCTGCGGCTCAAGGGCAAGCGCGAACCGGTCGAGGCGTACGAGCTGCTGGGACTCCTGGACGCGCCGGGCACCCGGTCGGGGCTCGGCGACGAGGCCCCCTTCGTGGGCCGGGAGACCGAGATCGGCCGGGTCGCCGGCCGGCTCGCCGAGGTGATCGACCGGAGCGAGCCCCGGGTGCTGCTGATGACCGCCGAGGCGGGGATCGGCAAGTCCCGGTTCGCCGCCGAGGTGGAACGCCTCGCGGCCGGCTACGACGTCGGAGCCGGCCGGTACGCCGCGCACACCGGTGCCCGGGTGCTCTCGGTGCGCTGCGCCGCCTTCGGCGAGCGCCGCCGGCTGGCCCCCCTGGCCGATCTGGTCCGAGCGGCGGTCGGCCTGCCCAACGATGCCGCCACCGCGGTCACCCGGCCGGCTGTCGAGGAGCGGCTGCGCCGGCTGGGGCAGCGGCTGGGCCGGTTCGCCGGCGACCAGCCCCCGGTCGCCGTCGACCAGCTGCTGGCCCTGCTGGGGTACGCCGAACTCCCCGCCGCCGCCGAGAGCGGCGAATGGAACGCGGCCGCCGCGCACCCGGACGCCGAGGCGGTGCCGAACGCGGTCGCCGACCTGCTCAGCGCGCTCGCCGTCGAGGCGCCCCTGATGATCGTCGTGGACGACCTGCACGACGCCACCGCCGAGACGATCAACGCGCTCGGGTTGGCCCTGTCCCGGCTCACCGGCCCGGTGCTGGTGCTGCTGCTCGGCCGCCCCGAGCTGGTACGGACCGCCGGCGCGCTGACCCGGGTCGCGGACGCGGAGGTGCACGCGCTGCCCCCGCTGCGCGGCGCGGACGCCGCCCGGCTGCTCACCACCTACCTCGGCGGCGGCAAGCTGGCGCAGGCCGACGCCGACCGGCTGCTCGCCACCGCCCAGGGCAACCCCTTCTACCTGGCCGAGCTGGTCACCCTGCTGATGGAACGCGGGGCGCTGACCCCCGGCCCGGACCGGAACCCGCCGGTCGGCTGGCGGCTCGCCCCCGGCTCGCTGGGCAGCCGGCTGCTCTCCCGGGACCTGGCCGCCGTGCTCGCGGCGCGGATCGACGCGCTGCCGCCGGACGCCCGGTCGGTGCTGCGCGACGCCGCGGTGGTCGGCGACACCGTGCCGGCCGGCGCGCTGGAGGCGCTCCGCGAGCAGCGCGTCGGGCGGGACGGCCGCCCGGCGGCGGTGGCCGCGGTCGAGCTGGACCGGGCCGTGGAGGAGCTGCTGCAACGCCGGATGTTGCACCGCACCCGCACCGGGTACGCGTTCGCGACCCCGCTGATGCGGGAGGCCGCGTACGCCGGGGTGAGCAAGGCCGAACTGGCCGAGCGGCACGCGGCGCTGGCCCGCTGGGCCGCTCCGGAGAGCGCCGACGCCGCCGCGCCCCCGGCCGGCGGGTTCACCGAGGCCGCCCGGGACGGGTTCGTCGCCGAGCACGTCGAGCGGGCCGGGGCGCTCGCCGACGCGGTGAAGCTCCGCCCCGACGCGCCGGCCCGCGCGGTCGCCCCGCTGGGCGTGGCCGCGCTCGGCCGGGCCGCCCGCCGCGCGTTGCGCTCGGGGGAGCCGGCCCTGGCCGTCGAGTACGCCGAGCGGGCCGCCGAGCTGGCCCGGGACGGTGTGCCGCTGGCCGACCAGGTGGTGCACGCCCGGGCACTGCTCCAGGTCGGCCGCCCCCATGACGCGCTCGCCTTCGCCGAGAAGATCGCTGCCAACACCGGCGACGCGGCCACCCGGGCCGGTGCCCTGCTGCTCGCCGGGCAGGCCCACCAGACCCTCGGCGACCAGGCCCGGACGGAACGCTGCTGGCAGGAGGCGTTGCAGGTGGCCACCGCGGCCGGGCTGCCCGCGATGCGCGCCTCGGCGATGCGCCGGCTCGGCATGGCCGACTTCATCGCCGGGCGGCTGGGCCAGGCGAGCAGCCGGCTGGCCGCCTCCTACCAGGTGAGCCTCTCCGCCCGGGACCCGCGCGGGCAGGCCTGGTCGTTGCAGAACCTGGCCTGGGTCACCACCACCCGGGGCGACTTCGCCGGCACCGACGCGGTGCTCGGCCGGGCCGCCCGACTCTTCGCCGAGCTGAAGGACCCGTACGGGCGGGCCTGGCTGCGCGGCACGACCGCGTTCGCCCGGCTGCTCGCCGGCCGGTTGCGGGAGGCCTGCCGGATGGCGCGGGTGTTCCTGCCGTTCGGCGAGCGGGTCGGCGAGGCGTGGGCGGTCGGCACGCTTCGGGCGGTCGAGGCGTACGCCACCGCCGAACTGGGCGAACTGGCCGAGGCGGACCGGGGGGCGCGTCGTGCGTACCGGGAGTTCGCCGAGGTCGGCGACGACTGGGGGCAGGGTTTCGCGCTGGTCGTGCGCGGGGTGGTGGCGCGCGGGCTGGGTGCGCCGGAGCACGCCGCGGACCTGCTCACCGACGCCCTCGGGTACGCCAACCGGACGTCGCATCCGCTGCTCACCGGAATGGCCGGCACGCTGCGCGGGTTCGTGGCCCTGGAAATGGGTGACCGGGAGACCGCCGAGCGGTACGCCCGTTCGGTGCTGACCACTGTGGAGCCGCACAATCCGCAGGCCCCCGCACAGGTGGGCCCCCGGGTGCTGCTCGCCATGGCCCGGCTCGCCGCCGGTGACTCGGCGACCGCGGTGGGGCTGCTCGCCCCGGTCGCCACGGCCGCGGCGGCCACCCCGTCGCTGCTCTTCTCCCGCCGCCAGACGATGGCCCGGTACGCGTCCGCGCTGCTCGCCCACGGCCAGCGTGAGCAGGCGCTGGACTGGGCGCAGCGGGCCGTGGCCGCCCCGGCCGAGGACGTCCGCAGCCAGGTGATCGGGGCCTGCGTGCTGGCCGAGGCGCTGGCCGCGTGTGGCCGCCCGGTCGAGGCCCTCGCCAGCGCCGACGAGGCGGTCCGCCTGGCGTACGCCACCGAGCAGCGCAGCGAGCGGGCGGCCGCCGACACCCTCCGCGCCCGCCTCGTGCTCACCTGA
- a CDS encoding MBL fold metallo-hydrolase, with the protein MGGHVTGAAGALADELPGWVTLLRAPNPGPMTLDGTNTWVLRAPGAEHAVVVDPGPADEEHLAAIAAHGPVDSVLITHGHPDHTEGAARLSELLGGAHVLAADPAHSIGGEPLAPGAALAGGLTIRLVPTPGHTADSVCFLVEHGDERVVLTGDTILGRGTTVVAHPDGHLGDYLSSLELLSTYRGIPALPGHGPALADCGAAAEFYLAHRRARLDQVRAAVAEGATTAPEVVARVYADVDRSLWWAAEWSVRAQLEYLGVEQP; encoded by the coding sequence ATGGGTGGGCATGTGACCGGGGCGGCGGGGGCGCTCGCGGACGAGTTGCCCGGGTGGGTGACGCTGTTGCGCGCGCCGAACCCGGGGCCGATGACCCTCGACGGCACCAACACCTGGGTGCTGCGCGCCCCCGGCGCGGAGCACGCGGTCGTCGTGGACCCCGGCCCGGCCGACGAGGAGCACCTGGCCGCGATCGCGGCGCACGGGCCGGTCGACTCCGTACTGATCACCCACGGGCACCCGGACCACACCGAGGGCGCCGCGCGCCTGAGCGAGCTGCTCGGCGGCGCTCACGTCCTCGCCGCCGACCCGGCGCACAGCATCGGCGGTGAGCCGCTGGCGCCGGGTGCCGCGCTGGCCGGCGGCCTCACCATCCGGCTCGTGCCGACGCCCGGGCACACCGCCGACTCGGTCTGTTTCCTGGTCGAGCACGGCGACGAGCGGGTGGTGCTCACCGGCGACACCATCCTGGGACGGGGCACCACCGTGGTCGCCCACCCGGACGGGCACCTCGGTGACTACCTGTCGAGCCTGGAGCTGCTCTCGACGTACCGGGGGATCCCGGCGCTGCCGGGGCACGGCCCGGCGCTGGCCGACTGCGGCGCGGCGGCCGAGTTCTACCTGGCCCACCGGCGGGCCCGGCTCGACCAGGTCCGCGCCGCGGTCGCCGAGGGCGCGACCACCGCGCCCGAGGTGGTCGCCAGGGTCTACGCCGACGTCGACCGGTCGCTCTGGTGGGCGGCCGAGTGGTCGGTCCGCGCCCAGCTCGAATACCTCGGAGTGGAGCAGCCGTGA
- a CDS encoding RidA family protein has translation MANGPHAKLAELGLTLPEVVPPVASYVPAVQSGQHIYVSGQLPMAEGKLLATGKVGAGVSAEQAKDLAQRCALNAVAAIDSLVGLENVVKIVKLTGFVASAPGFTGQPGVINGASDLFLAVFGEAGRHARSAVGVAELPLDAPVEVEVIVEIA, from the coding sequence ATGGCGAACGGACCGCACGCGAAGCTCGCCGAGCTGGGACTGACCCTGCCCGAGGTGGTGCCGCCGGTGGCCAGCTACGTGCCGGCCGTCCAGTCGGGCCAGCACATCTACGTGTCCGGCCAGTTGCCGATGGCCGAGGGCAAGCTGCTCGCCACCGGCAAGGTCGGCGCCGGCGTCTCCGCCGAGCAGGCGAAGGACCTGGCGCAGCGGTGCGCGCTGAACGCCGTCGCCGCGATCGATTCGCTGGTCGGCCTGGAGAACGTCGTCAAGATCGTGAAGCTGACCGGCTTCGTGGCCAGCGCGCCGGGCTTCACCGGCCAGCCGGGCGTGATCAACGGCGCCTCCGACCTGTTCCTCGCGGTCTTCGGTGAGGCCGGCCGGCACGCCCGCAGCGCCGTCGGCGTAGCCGAACTCCCCCTCGACGCCCCCGTAGAGGTCGAAGTAATAGTCGAGATCGCCTAA
- a CDS encoding DUF4177 domain-containing protein: MQKWEYATVPLLVHATKQILDNWGEDGWELVSVVPGPNPEQLVAYLKRPKA; this comes from the coding sequence ATGCAGAAGTGGGAATACGCCACGGTGCCGCTGCTGGTCCACGCGACCAAGCAGATCCTCGACAACTGGGGCGAGGACGGCTGGGAGCTGGTCTCCGTGGTTCCCGGCCCGAACCCGGAGCAGCTCGTCGCCTACCTCAAGCGTCCGAAGGCGTGA
- a CDS encoding ArsA-related P-loop ATPase, giving the protein MAVAERPAEPAGTGWPARLHVVTGKGGTGKTSVAAALALGLAAGGRRTLLVEVEGRQGIAQLFGADPLPYEERHLTDAPHGGEVRALAVDAEEALLEYLDLFYKLGAAGRALRKLGAIDFATTIAPGLRDVLLTGKVKEATTRTNGQRRTYDAVVLDAPPTGRIGRFLNVTAETARLAKVGPIKTQSEGVSALLRSPMTAVHVVTLLEEMPVQETVDAIAELTQLGFPVGRVIVNGARPPVPAGREVTAAELRRGLAAADLPTDARTVAGLAEEARGQRVRRELEDSLRAELVELGLPLTELPLLPQGVDRAGLETLAGALVRAD; this is encoded by the coding sequence GTGGCAGTAGCTGAACGGCCGGCCGAGCCCGCCGGCACCGGGTGGCCGGCCCGCCTCCACGTGGTGACGGGGAAGGGCGGCACGGGCAAGACCAGTGTCGCCGCGGCGCTGGCCCTCGGGCTGGCCGCCGGCGGCCGGCGGACCCTGCTCGTCGAGGTGGAGGGGCGGCAGGGGATCGCCCAGCTCTTCGGCGCCGACCCGCTGCCCTACGAGGAGCGGCACCTGACCGACGCCCCGCACGGCGGCGAGGTGCGGGCCCTGGCCGTGGACGCCGAGGAGGCGCTCCTGGAATACCTGGACCTGTTCTACAAGCTCGGCGCGGCCGGCCGGGCGCTGCGCAAGCTGGGTGCCATCGACTTCGCCACCACGATCGCCCCGGGCCTGCGGGACGTGCTGCTCACCGGCAAGGTCAAGGAGGCGACCACCCGGACCAACGGACAGCGCCGGACGTACGACGCGGTGGTGCTGGACGCCCCGCCGACCGGACGGATCGGCCGCTTCCTCAACGTCACCGCGGAGACCGCCCGGCTGGCCAAGGTCGGCCCGATCAAGACCCAGAGCGAGGGGGTCTCCGCGCTGCTCCGCTCGCCGATGACCGCGGTGCACGTGGTGACCCTGCTGGAGGAGATGCCGGTCCAGGAGACGGTCGACGCGATCGCCGAGCTGACCCAGCTCGGCTTCCCGGTCGGCCGGGTGATCGTGAACGGGGCCCGACCGCCGGTGCCGGCCGGGCGGGAGGTGACCGCGGCCGAGCTGAGGCGGGGGTTGGCCGCCGCCGACCTGCCGACCGACGCCCGGACCGTGGCCGGCCTGGCCGAGGAGGCCCGAGGCCAGCGGGTACGCCGGGAGCTGGAGGACTCCCTCCGGGCCGAACTGGTGGAGTTGGGCCTGCCCCTGACCGAGCTGCCGCTGCTCCCCCAAGGGGTCGACCGAGCGGGGCTGGAGACGCTGGCGGGGGCGCTCGTCCGGGCGGATTGA
- a CDS encoding ArsA family ATPase: MVPSEAAAPPLDVDRILADPGVRIVVCCGAGGVGKTTTAAALALRAAERHGRRTVVLTIDPARRLAQSLGLTELDNTPRQVKGIDVEESGGELHAMMLDMKRTFDDVVLQHTDPAKAAEIFANPFYQAMSSTFAGTQEYMAMEKLGQLHARGEWDLIVVDTPPSRSALDFLDAPARLSRFLDGRMLRLLLAPARTGGRSMFSFVTAGFGMFSKAVQKVIGAQLLTDLSGFVAALDSMFGGFRQRAEQTYRILQARETAFLLVAAPEPDAVREAAYFAGRLRDERMPLAGLVLNRVHRPAVPELSAADSIAAAARLTQEGGHAGTVEVLRAHAALAEQAVREQRVAARFTEAFPAVPTVSVTAQPADVHDVDGLRTIGEAINRR; the protein is encoded by the coding sequence TTGGTGCCTTCCGAAGCCGCGGCGCCACCGCTGGACGTCGACCGGATCCTCGCCGACCCCGGCGTACGGATCGTGGTCTGCTGCGGGGCGGGCGGGGTGGGCAAGACCACCACGGCGGCGGCGCTGGCGCTACGGGCGGCCGAGCGGCACGGCCGGCGCACGGTGGTGCTCACCATCGACCCGGCCCGCCGGCTGGCCCAGTCGCTCGGCCTGACCGAGCTGGACAACACCCCCCGCCAGGTGAAGGGGATCGACGTCGAGGAGAGCGGCGGCGAGCTGCACGCCATGATGCTCGACATGAAGCGGACCTTCGACGACGTGGTGCTCCAGCACACCGATCCGGCGAAGGCGGCGGAGATCTTCGCCAACCCCTTCTACCAGGCCATGAGCTCCACCTTCGCCGGCACCCAGGAGTACATGGCGATGGAGAAGCTGGGCCAGCTGCACGCCCGGGGCGAGTGGGACCTGATCGTGGTGGACACCCCGCCGTCCCGCTCGGCGCTGGATTTCCTGGACGCGCCGGCCCGGCTCTCCCGTTTCCTCGACGGCCGGATGCTGCGGCTGCTGCTCGCCCCGGCCCGTACCGGGGGGCGGAGCATGTTCAGCTTCGTCACCGCCGGCTTCGGGATGTTCTCCAAGGCGGTGCAGAAGGTGATCGGGGCGCAGTTGCTCACCGATCTCTCCGGCTTCGTCGCGGCGCTGGACTCGATGTTCGGCGGTTTCCGGCAGCGGGCCGAGCAGACGTACCGCATCCTCCAGGCCCGGGAGACGGCGTTCCTGCTGGTCGCGGCCCCGGAGCCGGACGCGGTACGGGAGGCGGCCTACTTCGCGGGCCGGCTGCGCGACGAGCGGATGCCGCTGGCCGGCCTGGTGCTCAACCGGGTGCACCGGCCGGCGGTGCCGGAGCTGAGCGCGGCCGACAGCATCGCCGCGGCGGCCCGGTTGACGCAGGAGGGCGGCCACGCGGGCACCGTCGAGGTGCTACGGGCCCACGCCGCGCTGGCCGAGCAGGCGGTACGCGAGCAGCGGGTGGCGGCCCGGTTCACCGAGGCGTTCCCGGCGGTGCCGACGGTGTCGGTGACGGCGCAGCCCGCCGACGTGCACGACGTCGACGGGCTGCGGACGATCGGCGAGGCGATCAACCGGCGGTGA
- a CDS encoding WhiB family transcriptional regulator codes for MGMIADWPSLAACQNGDPDALFVQGAEQNVAKRICRSCPVRYECLADALDNRIEFGVWGGMTERERRALLRRHPQVTSWRKMFEAAMKKNAKEKAGKDKILVTSAN; via the coding sequence ATGGGCATGATCGCTGACTGGCCGTCACTGGCGGCATGTCAGAACGGGGACCCGGACGCGTTGTTCGTACAGGGCGCCGAACAGAACGTGGCGAAGCGGATCTGCCGGAGCTGCCCAGTTCGGTACGAGTGCCTGGCCGACGCGCTCGACAATCGGATCGAGTTCGGTGTGTGGGGTGGCATGACCGAACGCGAACGCCGGGCGTTGCTGCGCCGTCACCCCCAGGTGACCAGCTGGCGCAAGATGTTCGAGGCGGCCATGAAGAAGAACGCCAAGGAGAAGGCCGGCAAGGACAAGATTCTGGTGACCTCGGCCAACTGA
- a CDS encoding penicillin-binding protein, whose amino-acid sequence MRKRDHNVLTNAASLLICGLLAGVVVAAAAFPAVAMSGLAAKAGAETFDALPKTLIDPRSPQITYLLAADGKTPLATMYDENRRDVKLKDISPYMQKAIIAAEDHNFYKHNGVDFNGVARAFVNNTSKANSQQGASTLTMQFVRLAISYSATHPADVVAATEDTSARKLREMSLALQVEKEFTKDQILERYLNLAAFGNGAYGVYAASQVYFGKPPGKLDIQESALLAGLVKAPTSFDPTTASGYPDAVGRRDYVIDNMVVIGAITKDEAEQAKKIELTVNHKRTPNGCVATKVQSWGFFCDYFYRWWLQQETFGSTTYDRERRLKSGGYTITTSLDVQAQKGADTAARNHLSVNSKAARMIAVVEPGTGRVRALATNRNFKLDDPDHPQNRIASEPKKAKKGIRGNYPNTVNPLMTGGGGITGYQAGSTFKIFTLVAALEKGYPLAYTINAQEQFKSEYPVKFNSPAACSGTSFYCPRNASKSMAGPHNMWSAFGFSVNTYFVALQQQVGAENVVKAAQKLGITFRAPKDAEFAENKDAAHQWGAFTLGVSQTTPLELANAYATLAADGNYCEPIPVQEIRGPDGEKLDIANPRCEQRISTQVARAAVDAARCPVGDNSSTSRCGTRTAGEVRGIVNAPVAGKSGTTDGDKTSALVAMTKQYAVAGILADPDWPQTGQKMGHKELDGINPAVQETLRAAMEGKDRKNFTPPSGKIVLGDQRSIPGVKCESVETAKSRLRGAGFEPVVSSNKVASECPAGTAAGTSPDGKSIKGGVVTIEVSSGQGAPGSDTGTSPTGTPTPGGNGNGRGPRPRG is encoded by the coding sequence ATGCGGAAACGTGACCACAATGTGCTGACCAACGCCGCATCGCTACTCATCTGTGGCCTGCTGGCCGGCGTGGTGGTCGCGGCGGCGGCCTTCCCCGCAGTGGCGATGTCCGGACTGGCCGCCAAGGCGGGGGCCGAGACCTTCGACGCGCTGCCGAAGACGCTCATCGACCCCCGCTCGCCGCAGATCACCTATCTGCTCGCCGCGGACGGCAAGACGCCGCTCGCCACCATGTACGACGAGAACCGCCGGGACGTCAAGCTCAAGGACATCTCGCCGTACATGCAGAAGGCGATCATCGCGGCCGAGGACCACAACTTCTACAAGCACAACGGCGTCGACTTCAACGGCGTGGCCCGGGCCTTCGTCAACAACACCTCCAAGGCCAACTCCCAGCAGGGCGCGTCGACGCTGACCATGCAGTTCGTCCGGCTGGCCATCTCGTACTCGGCGACCCACCCGGCCGACGTGGTCGCCGCGACCGAGGACACCAGCGCCCGCAAGCTGCGCGAGATGTCGCTGGCCCTCCAAGTGGAGAAGGAGTTCACCAAGGACCAGATCCTGGAGCGCTACCTGAACCTCGCCGCCTTCGGCAACGGCGCGTACGGCGTCTACGCCGCCAGCCAGGTCTACTTCGGCAAGCCGCCGGGCAAGCTCGACATCCAGGAGTCGGCGCTGCTGGCCGGTCTGGTGAAGGCGCCCACGTCGTTCGACCCCACCACCGCGTCCGGCTACCCCGATGCGGTGGGTCGGCGGGACTACGTCATCGACAACATGGTCGTGATCGGCGCCATCACCAAGGACGAGGCCGAACAGGCCAAGAAGATCGAGCTGACGGTCAACCACAAGCGCACCCCGAACGGCTGCGTCGCCACGAAGGTGCAGAGCTGGGGCTTCTTCTGCGACTACTTCTACCGCTGGTGGTTGCAGCAGGAGACGTTCGGCTCCACCACGTACGACCGCGAGCGCCGGCTGAAGAGCGGTGGCTACACCATCACCACCTCCCTCGACGTGCAGGCGCAGAAGGGCGCCGACACGGCGGCGCGCAACCACCTGAGCGTGAACAGCAAGGCCGCCCGGATGATCGCGGTGGTCGAGCCGGGCACCGGCCGGGTCCGCGCCCTCGCGACCAACCGGAACTTCAAGCTCGACGACCCGGACCACCCGCAGAACAGGATCGCCAGCGAGCCGAAGAAGGCCAAGAAGGGCATCCGGGGCAACTACCCGAACACGGTCAACCCGCTGATGACCGGCGGCGGCGGGATCACCGGCTACCAGGCCGGCTCGACCTTCAAGATCTTCACTCTGGTGGCGGCGCTGGAGAAGGGCTACCCGCTCGCATACACCATCAACGCCCAGGAACAGTTCAAGTCCGAGTACCCCGTCAAGTTCAACTCGCCGGCCGCCTGCAGCGGCACGAGCTTCTACTGCCCGAGGAACGCCAGCAAGAGCATGGCCGGCCCGCACAACATGTGGAGCGCGTTCGGCTTCTCGGTCAACACCTACTTCGTCGCGTTGCAGCAGCAGGTCGGCGCCGAGAACGTGGTGAAGGCCGCCCAGAAGCTCGGCATCACCTTCCGCGCCCCCAAGGACGCGGAGTTCGCCGAGAACAAGGACGCCGCGCACCAGTGGGGCGCGTTCACCCTGGGCGTCTCGCAGACCACTCCGCTGGAGCTGGCCAACGCGTACGCCACGCTGGCGGCCGACGGCAATTACTGCGAGCCGATCCCGGTCCAGGAGATCCGCGGCCCGGACGGCGAGAAGCTCGACATCGCCAACCCGCGCTGCGAGCAGCGGATCAGCACGCAGGTGGCCCGGGCCGCGGTGGACGCCGCCCGCTGCCCGGTCGGCGACAACTCCTCGACCTCGCGGTGCGGGACCCGCACCGCGGGCGAGGTCCGGGGCATCGTCAACGCCCCGGTGGCCGGCAAGTCCGGCACCACCGACGGCGACAAGACCTCCGCCCTGGTCGCGATGACCAAGCAGTACGCGGTGGCCGGCATCCTGGCCGACCCGGACTGGCCGCAGACCGGCCAGAAGATGGGCCACAAGGAGCTGGATGGCATCAACCCCGCCGTCCAGGAGACGCTGCGTGCCGCCATGGAGGGCAAGGACCGCAAGAACTTCACCCCGCCGAGCGGGAAGATCGTTCTGGGTGACCAGCGGTCCATCCCCGGCGTCAAGTGTGAGTCGGTCGAGACCGCCAAGTCGCGGCTGCGCGGTGCCGGCTTCGAGCCGGTGGTGTCCAGCAACAAGGTGGCGTCGGAGTGCCCGGCGGGCACCGCCGCCGGCACCAGCCCGGACGGGAAGAGCATCAAGGGCGGCGTGGTGACCATCGAGGTCAGCTCCGGCCAGGGCGCGCCGGGCTCCGACACCGGCACCTCCCCCACGGGCACCCCGACGCCGGGCGGCAACGGTAACGGTCGCGGACCACGACCGCGCGGCTGA
- a CDS encoding GatB/YqeY domain-containing protein, giving the protein MSTLKDRLTADMRAALKARDELTTSTLRMALAAVGNAEVAGKEKRELSDDEVLAVLTKEAKKRREAATAFADAGRAEQAGKETAEGEVLERYLPRQLSDAELAGLVSGALAAGGFTGKAQMGPAMKAAQAAVAGRAEGGRVAAEVRRQLGL; this is encoded by the coding sequence ATGAGCACGCTGAAGGATCGTCTCACCGCCGACATGCGCGCCGCCCTGAAGGCGCGCGACGAGCTGACCACCTCCACGCTGCGGATGGCCCTCGCGGCAGTCGGCAACGCCGAGGTCGCCGGTAAGGAGAAGCGCGAGCTGAGCGACGACGAGGTGCTCGCGGTGCTGACCAAGGAGGCGAAGAAGCGGCGCGAGGCGGCCACCGCGTTCGCCGACGCGGGCCGCGCCGAGCAGGCGGGCAAGGAGACCGCCGAGGGTGAGGTGCTGGAGCGCTACCTGCCGAGGCAGCTCTCCGACGCCGAACTCGCCGGGCTGGTCTCGGGGGCGCTCGCCGCGGGCGGCTTCACCGGAAAGGCGCAGATGGGCCCGGCCATGAAGGCGGCCCAGGCCGCGGTGGCGGGTCGGGCCGAGGGCGGCCGGGTCGCCGCCGAGGTACGCCGGCAGCTCGGGCTCTGA